The DNA sequence ACTTTCGTCCAATGACGATTTACGATATAGATCAAATTCTTGTAATTGAGCATCTAGCATTTGCAACTCCTTGGAGTCGAGAGGCCTTTTATAATGAATTAATGAACAATCAATTTGCTAAGTATATTGTTATGTTAGATAAAGGAAGAGTCATTGGGTATTGTGGTATGTGGATTGTCGTCGATGAAGCTCATATAACCAATGTGGCTGTTCTTCCACAATATAGAGGTAAAAAGCTTGGGGAGGCTTTGATGCAAAAAGCAATGGACCTTTCAAAGCAGTATGGAGCACTGTCAATGACGTTAGAGGTACGTGTATCAAATGTCGTAGCACAGTCTTTATATAAAAAGTTAGGGTTTCAACCTGGTGGTATTAGAAAGAATTATTATACTGATAATAATGAAGATGCAATAGTAATGTGGGTGAATTTATGACAACTGATAACCAAATTATATTAGGTATAGAGACAAGCTGTGATGAAACAGCAGTTGCAGTAATAAAAAATGGAAAAGAAATCGTAGCAAATGTAGTTGCATCTCAGATTGAAAGTCATAAAAGGTTTGGTGGGGTTGTTCCTGAGATTGCTTCTAGACATCATGTAGAACAAATGACTATCGTGCTTGAAGAAGCGATGAATCAGGCGAACATAGATTTCTCGGATATTGATGCGATTGCTGTAACAGAAGGGCCTGGCCTAGTTGGAGCATTGCTAGTTGGGGTAAATGCAGCAAAAGCAATTGCGTTTGCGCACAATATACCATTAATAGGAGTACACCATATCGCAGGGCATATCTATGCAAATCGATTGATTCAAGAACTTCAATTTCCTTTACTATCATTAGTGGTGTCTGGAGGACATACAGAGCTCGTCTATATGAAGGAGCATGGATCCTTCAAAGTCATCGGTGAAACACGAGACGATGCAGCAGGAGAAGCTTATGATAAGGTTGCTCGAACTCTAAATCTACCTTATCCAGGTGGGCCACATATCGACCGACTTGCTGGGGAAGGGAATCCTACTATTGATCTTCCGCGAGCTTGGCTAGAAGAGGGGTCCTATGATTTTAGCTTTAGTGGTTTAAAATCAAGCGTTATTAATACTCTACATAATGCAGAGCAACGTGGAGAGACCATTGATTCCAAGGACTTAGCTGCAAGTTTTCAGGCAAGTGTTATTGATGTTTTAGTTACAAAAACAGTCAAAGCTGCAAAAGAATACGATGTTAAACAAGTATTACTTGCTGGTGGAGTTGCAGCTAATAAAGGCTTACGTCAGAGCTTGGAAAAAGCTTTTGTAGAATTAAATGGGATAGAACTTATTATCCCACCGCTTTCACTCTGTACCGATAACGCAGCTATGATAGCAGCGGCAGGTAGCATTCTCTATGATAAAGGAATACGCTCGGATTATGCCTTAAATGCAAATCCTGGACTAGATTTAGAGATACATGGGTAAAAAAAAGCATGGATTGTAGAAATCCATGCTTTTTTTGTTTATACACAGGGTTATCAACAGTTTTGTGCATAACTTTCCGAATCCCAGTCAAATCAAATCATTTATAATGGATAAAAAATGTGGATAACTTATGATTTTATTGTGGACAATGTGGATAAGTACGTTGATAACCTTATTTTAAAGGCTAGTAATGTGAATAATATTGTGGAAAATAAAAATCAGTGGAGGTTATCCACTGATTTCGTGTAATGTTTCCCATTCAGCCATTAACAATTCTAGTTTAGAGTTTGCTTTTGCCGTTTCCTCGTTTAAAGCTTGTACTCTTTCATGGTCTTGATAAACCTCAGGATCACATAGTAACTGATCATTTTCTTCAATTTTACTTTCAAGTTCCGATATTTCAACTTCAATTTCTTCAATTCTTCTTTTCCGTTGGCGCTCTAGCTTTTTAGCTTCTTTTTCTTGTTCATAGGAGAGCTTGTCTGTCTTCTCTTCTACTTTTTTCTGCTGTGGAACCTGTTTCTTCTCGAGGGCTTCTAATTCAACCATCTCAGCTTTTTTTTCCACATAATAGTCATAATCACCAAGGTATTCAGTAAGTGAAATTGTGGATAACTCAAATATTTTAGTTGCAATTCGATTGATAAAATAACGGTCATGTGAAACAAATAGAATTGTACCCGGATAGTCTACTAGGGCGTTTTCTAATACTTCCTTGCTATCTAAATCTAAGTGGTTAGTAGGCTCGTCGAGTATTAAGAAATTAGCTTTCTGCATCATCAGCTTAGCTAGTGCAAGACGTGCTTTTTCACCACCACTTAAAGTGGATACAGTTTTTAACACATCATCTCCTGAAAATAGGAAATTTCCTAGCACAGTTCGAATATCTTTTTCATTTTTTAGAGGGTACTCATCCCAAAGCTCGTTGAGGACACGCTTATTTGAAGTCAGGTTCGCCTGTTCTTGGTCATAATACCCAATTGAAACATTTGAGCCAAATTGAAAATGGCCATCAACAGGTGTTAGTTTTTTTATAATTGCTTTCAATAATGTTGATTTTCCAATTCCATTTGGACCGACTAACGCTATACTGTCACTGCGACTAATTGAAAATGATATATTCTTAATCGTAGGCTTTGAGCCTGGATAAGCAATGGATAGATTTGCTCCTTTTAAGACATCGTTCCCACTCTGTCTTTCAATATCAAATAGAAAGGAAGCTGATTTTTCATCTCCGAGAGGTGAAGACATCATATCCATTCTTTCAAGTTGTTTTCTCCGGCTCTGTGCTCTTTTTGTTGTGGATGCACGAGCAAGGTTTTTTTGAATAAAATCTTTTAGTTTTGCAACTTCATCTTGCTGCTTTTCATATCGCTTAAGCTCAAGCTCGTAGTTTTCAGCCTTTTGTTTTAAGTAATGACTATAGTTGCCAGTAAACTTTGTTGAGGTCGTTCTAGAGATTTCATATACCTGATTAACAACCTTATCCAGGAAATAGCGATCATGGGATACGATGAGAATTGCTCCTTGATAACCTTGCAGATATTGTTCAAGCCATGTTAACGTAGCAATATCTAAGTGGTTCGTCGGCTCGTCCAATATTAATAAGTCAGGTTTCGTTAATAATAGTTTACATAAGGCTAAGCGCGTCTTTTGCCCACCACTTAAAGATGAAATAGACGTATTGTAATCAAAATCTGAGAAATTAAATCCATGTAAAATGGATCTAATATCAGATTCATATTGGTAGCCACCTTGCTCTTTAAAGTTTATTTGCAATTGGTCATATTCAGCCAATAATCGTTGATAACTAGCTTCATTTTGGATGATATCGGGATCACCCATTTTCTGTTCAAGTTCTCTTAGGTCAGCTTCTAGTTTTTTCAATGGTGCAAAGACAGTCAACATCTCATTCCAAATTGACAGACTTGATTCGAGACCTGTATCTTGTGCTAAGTAGTTGATTGAGAGGTTTTTTGGCTTAATGATTTCTCCACCATCATGGGACATTTGCCCGGAAATAATTTTTAGTAGTGTAGATTTACCCGCACCATTTCTTCCTACAAGGGCAATTCTATCTCTTGATTGTACTTCTAGTTTTATATTAGATAAAATAAGATCAGCACCAAAGTATTTTTTTAGCTGATTTACTTGTAATAAAATCATGTTTATTCACCTCTTAGTATAAGCTAAGTGTATCTTATCAGAGCTTGAGAGGGCAACTTATTATACAGCATTAGAGTAATACTAAAAATACCCATATCACAATTGTGTCAAAACTTTGAACAAACTCTTTCCTTTAACGATATGGATTTTATTAGGATGCAACTAAGAAAGTGAAATAAATCACAGAACTTCATAAGACAGACGAGGTAAAATAGTGTATAGTCTACTATGGGAGGAGATTTATATGTCGTCTTTCACTCATTTTAATGATCAAGGTCGTGCCAAAATGGTAGACATTACAGATAAAACGAGTACCATTCGGACTGCAATTGCAAAGTCGAGTGTTCAAGTAAATAAAGAGATATACGAAAAGATAACCCAAAATGCAATTAAAAAGGGTGATGTGCTAGCTGTTGCTCAAGTAGCAGGAATTATGGCTGCCAAAAAAACCTCTGATATTATTCCAATGTGTCACCCACTTGCATTAAAAGGGGTAGATATTTCATTTAATTGGAAGAATGAAGAAGAAGAATATCATCTGCTTATACGTGTTGAAGTTAAGACAAAGGGAAGTACGGGTGTTGAGATGGAAGCTCTAACTGCTGCATCTGCAACAGCCTTAACTGTATATGACATGTGTAAAGCAGTCGATAAAGGGATGATCATCGGTCCTACTTTCTTAATAGAAAAAACAGGTGGTAAAAACGGAGACTTTAAAAGAGATGAAAGCCTTTTAGATGGTTTGAATGTGGGGGATGAAAGTTGAATATAGATCAATCAAAAATACCACAAGCAACTGCTAAAAGATTACCGTTATACTATAGATTTTTAAAGAACCTACATGCCTCAGGAAAGTTAAGAGTTTCCTCTGCAGAACTGAGTGAGGCAGTAAAAGTGGATTCAGCAACAATTCGCCGAGACTTTTCCTATTTTGGAGCGTTGGGAAAAAAAGGATATGGATACAATGTGAATTATCTGTTATCCTTTTTCAGAAAAACGTTAGATCAAGATGAATTAACTGCAGTAACGTTAATTGGAGTAGGTAATTTAGGAACTGCATTTTTGCACTATAACTTCTCTAAAAACAATAATACTAAAATAGAATTGGCTTTTGATGTAGATCAATCAAAAATCGGAACAGAAGTTGGTGGCGTATCAGTCTATCATTTAGATGAACTAGAGGAACGTTTACCTGAAAATGTAACGGTTGCTATATTAACTGTACCTGTTGGGTCAGCTCAACCGATCACAGACCGCTTAATACAAAAAGGGATAAAGGGAATATTGAACTTTACCCCAGCTCGAATAAATGTTCCGGAGCACATTAGGGTACATCATATTGATTTAGCAGTAGAATTACAGTCACTCGTATACTTCTTAAAACATTATCCAAGTGAATAAATAAGAATCCCTTTAAAGGAGGTGAAGGATATGCCGAATATTGGAATTGGAAGCCTTCTACTAATCGTGTTTGTAGCACTATTAATTTTTGGACCTAGAAAATTACCTGAGCTTGGAAAAGCAGCGGGTAATACACTTCGTGAATTTAAGAACGCAACAAAAGGTTTAGCTGATGATGAAGACGAGGACAAAAAGAAAAATGAAGAACTAAAATAACTTTTGATTTAAAATGCTTTAGTTGTGGTTAGGATGATTCATTATGACAGAAAAAGAAATGTCCGTATATGACCATATAGGTGAGCTTCGAAAACGACTGATATATATAGTCGTTTTCTTTTTCCTGGCTATGGTTGGTGGCTTTTTCTTAGCAGAACCGATAATTGTATATTTACAACATGCGGACGAAGCTAAGGAATTAACGATGAACTCGTTTCGCCCTGCGGACCCAATTAAAATATATATGCAATTTGCTTTTATTATAGCATTTGTAATCACTTCACCCATTATCTTATATCAATTATGGGCTTTCATTAGTCCAGGACTTTACGAAAAAGAACGCAAAGTAACCTTGAGTTATATTCCCATTTCTGTATTTCTGTTTCTAGTGGGTATTTCCTTTTCTTACTTTATTCTTTTCCCGTTCGTTTTTGACTTTATGGGAAGACTTGCTGATCGGTTAGACATAAATCAAGTGATCGGAATTAATGAGTACTTTCAGTTTCTTTTTCAACTAACTCTTCCATTTGGGCTACTTTTCCAAATGCCAGTAGTTATTATGTTTTTAACAAGGCTTGGAATTGTAACTCCAATGTTTTTGGTGAAAGTACGAAAGTATGCGTACTTTGTCCTCTTAGTCATTGGAGCGTTTATAACTCCACCTGAACTGTTGTCACATATGATGGTAACTCTTCCGTTGTTTGGACTATATGAAATCAGTATTCTTGTATCTAAAGGTGCATATCGGAAAGCGAAGAAAGCAGAAATGCTCTATCAAAATGAACAAAAATAAACCTCCCGATTTGGGAGGTTTATTTATTTTTAAGCTGTTTGATTTTATTATTTAAGGAAAACATTCGAATGGCTACTCCAAAGTCAAAAGTAGCTACAGCGATCAGTAGAATGGTTCCAAAATTCCAGATTGTATCTTCAACACTTTCTACGGCTAAATAAGTGAATAGTAATCCCATTAGTGTATACATAATTCCCATGAAAAAGGGTGATGTTCGACGCATTGTAAGTCCTCCAGTGAAGTTCCGTTAACCTATAATAAGAAAGATATGAAAGATTGCATTTTCTCTGCTTCTTTCATAATCCTTTCAATATCCTCTGCAAAAATAGTTTGCACGACTACGACAAGTGTATTCATGGCTACATGAGCGAATATAGGTACAAGCAAACGCCCTGTCTTTACGTAAAGAAATGCAAAGGTAAAGCCCATAGCTGAATATAATAACAAGTGCTCTGGTTCCATATGAACAAGTGCAAAGATAACTGAACTTAGGAAAGCAGAGATCCAGAAATTGAATTTTCGATAAAATGATCCAAAAATAATTTTTCTAAAAATAATCTCCTCAAGAATAGGTCCGATAATAGATGTAACGATAATCAGTAAAGGTGTAGTCTTTATCAGTTGGATAATTTGTTGAGTGTTCTCTGAGCCAGGTTCAATACCAAGAAGGTTTATTTCAATACTAGCAGCGATACCTTGAGCAAACATGGCTAAAAATACCCCACCAACAGCCCATCCTACTGCACTCGCCCCTGAAGAACGCTGATCAGCTAAATGTCTGTCTTTTATATCTTGTCGTAATATATATAAAATCATTAGTAAAGCTGCAAAGAAGCTAATAATTAGCCAGTATGTAGATGCGAGAGTGAAGGCTGTATCATAATCTTCTCCACCGAACCCAAAGTATAATAATATCGGAATTCCAATAATTCCAGAAAGTTGCATTACTATATAAGTCAAAATGACATACCAATAACGTTTCTCCAAATGTAAGGTCTCCTTTTTAGTTACTATGAATTAAAAATACAATAGTATTTTACCATATAATACTCTGCTTCTCTTACTATTATGATTTTAGACTTAGTAGATAAAGTAGAAAAAGGAAAAATAGATAAATTTTTAACATTTCTAGTTTAGAATTCCGTTGGTGTGACATAATCTAGAAGGGTGTGGAAAATTTTGCTGGGTATTAAAATTTTTTTGCTTAAATACTTGCAAAAAAAATAGAGATTATTTAATATAATAATTGTGTTAGCACTCAAGGTTAGTGAGTGCTAATAAAAAACCAAACTAAAAATTATAAGATTATTTGAGGAGGTTGTTTCACTTGTTAAAGCCATTAGGTGATCGTGTTGTAATTGAACTTGTACAATCTGAAGAAAAAACAGCAAGTGGTATTGTGTTACCAGATTCCGCTAAGGAAAAGCCGCAAGAAGGCAAGGTTATTGCTGTTGGAACAGGTCGTGTATTAGAAAATGGTGAGCGCGTGGCTCTTGAGGTTTCTGTAGACGATCGCATTATCTTCTCAAAATATGCTGGTACTGAAGTAAAATACGAAGGTGCTGAATACTTAATTTTACGTGAAAGTGATATCTTAGCTATTCTTGGCTAATCGAATTCATACTTAATAAAAATACTTACAATAACTTGAGGAGGGTACATACAAATGGCTAAAGAAATTAAATTTAGTGAAGACGCTCGTCGCTCTATGCTTCGTGGTGTAGATGCGTTAGCTAACGCTGTTAAAGTAACATTAGGACCAAAAGGACGTAACGTGGTTCTTGAGAAAAAATATGGTTCTCCACTTATCACTAATGACGGAGTAACAATCGCAAAAGAAATCGAGTTAGAAGATGCATTCGAAAACATGGGTGCTAAATTAGTAGCTGAAGTTGCTAGTAAAACAAATGAAATTGCTGGTGACGGTACAACAACTGCTACAGTTCTTGCTCAAGCGATGATCCGCGAAGGCCTTAAAAACGTAACTGCTGGTGCTAACCCAATGGGTATCCGTAAAGGGATTGAAAAAGCAACTGCTGTTGCTGTTCAAGAATTACAAGCAATTTCTAAACCAATTGAAGGTAAAGAATCTATTGCACAAGTAGCAGCTATTTCTTCTGCTGACGAAGAAGTAGGTCAATTAATTGCTGAAGCTATGGAGCGCGTTGGTAACGATGGAGTTATCACAATTGAAGAATCTAAAGGATTCTCAACTGAGCTTGAAGTAGTAGAAGGTATGCAATTTGACCGTGGATATGCTTCTCCATACATGGTAACTGATTCTGATAAAATGGAAGCTGTTTTAGACAATCCATATATCTTAATCACTGACAAGAAGATTGCTAGCATTCAAGAAATCTTACCAGTTCTTGAGCAAGTTGTTCAACAAGGTAAGCCACTATTATTAGTAGCTGAAGATGTTGAAGGTGAAGCTCTTGCAACTCTAGTAGTGAACAAACTTCGTGGAACATTCAATGCAGTTGCTGTAAAAGCTCCTGGATTTGGTGACCGTCGTAAAGCAATGCTAGAAGATATCGCTACTTTAACTGGTGCTGAAGTTATTACTGAAGATTTAGGTTTAGACCTTAAATCTGCTAACATTACTCAATTAGGTCGCGCATCTAAAATCGTAGTAACAAAAGAAAATACAACAATCGTTGAAGGTGCAGGAGACTCTGCTAAAATCGCAGCTCGTGTTAACCAAATTCGTGTTCAATTAGAAGAAACTACTTCTGAATTTGACAAAGAAAAATTACAAGAGCGTCTTGCTAAATTAGCAGGTGGTGTTGCTGTAATTAAAGTTGGTGCTGCAACTGAAACTGAATTAAAAGAGCGCAAACTTCGTATTGAAGATGCTCTAAACTCTACTCGTGCTGCAGTTGAAGAAGGTATCGTTTCTGGTGGTGGTACTGCATTAGTGAACGTATATAACAAAGTTTCTGCAATCACTGCTGAAGGTGACGAGCAAACGGGTATCAATATCGTTCTACGTGCACTTGAAGAGCCTGTACGTCAAATCGCACACAATGCTGGTCTTGAAGGATCTGTAGTTGTTGAGCGTCTAAAACATGAAGAAATCGGTGTTGGTTTCAACGCTGCAACTGGTAAATGGGTAAACATGATCGAAGCGGGTATCGTTGACCCAACTAAAGTTACTCGTTCAGCACTTCAAAACGCTGCATCTGTTTCAGCTATGTTCTTAACAACTGAAGCAGTAGTAGCTGATCTTCCAGAAGAAAAAGGTTCTGCAATGATGCCTGACATGGGCGGCATGGGTGGAATGGGCGGCATGATGTAATCTGCCCCTTGAACCCTTAATAGATAAGGATTCTAAAGTGATTTGCTAACAAAATGCTAACATAATTTAAATTAAAAAGAGGCTTTTCATTAGTTGTAAAAACTTTTGAGAGTCCTCTTTTTTTGCTTTTGGTATAACATAGTAATTGAGGACAAAAGTCTTAAGATAATTGACAAGTGACATGTGTCTCTTAATAATATAAGTTGCTAAGAAAAAAATTGTAGATGAAAGGAATCATCTAATTACATTAATCATTTCGATAGCTTTTGCTTTCTATATGGCAAAGCTGTTCTTTTTAGTATAAAGTTATATAGGATTTAGAAAGTGATTAAAGGAGTTTATATGCAAATGAAGACATTACAACAAGAACTAACAATCGTTCGCTATCAAACTAATGATAAAGTATATTATGGAGTTGTTGAGGGTGAAGAAATTCTACAATTGTCTAGCAATTTCACAGAAATCTTGAACAACGAGCTAAACTATGATGGTGTAAAGGTTAAATACAGTGAAGTGAAGATTTTAGAGCCAGTATCTCCCTCAAAGATTGTTAATTTTGGTTGGACATATGCAGGACACGCAAAAGAAACTGGTGGCACAGCTAACCTTGCTGAACCGTTTCTGTTTTTAAAGCCAGCTTCTTCGCTCATCCCAGATCAAGGTGAAATCGTACTTCCTCCTACTAATTTAACAAATCAGGTAGAACTGGAAGGAGAAGTAGCGCTTATTATTGGAAAAAGGGGTAAAAATATAAAAGAAGAAGAGGCATTAGATTATGTTTTTGGTTGTACCATTTTTAATGATGTTACGGCAAGAGACCTAACTAAATCTGATCCCCAGTTTACAAGAGGCAAAGGCTTTGATACGTTTGGTCCATTAGGCCCTCATATAGTGACTGGTATAGATCCAACCAACCTAAGAATCGTTACAACTCTAAACGGTGAAGTAGTCCAAGATGGAAATACGAATGAGATGTCACTTTCAATTCCTTTTCTTATCAGTTGGATTTCCCAGGTGATGACACTTGAGCCAGGAGATGTTCTTGCTACTGGTTCACCTTCAGGGAGTTGTCCAATGAAATCTGGAGATAGTGTAGTAGTTGAAGTAGAGAAGATTGGAAAGCTTCGCAATTATGTAGTATAGATAGAATTAGTATCTAGAAAGTTAAAAATAAAGTTGCTATGTGAAAGCAATTTATGATAATTTATATTATATTAAAATGTATATGCTAAAAACGATG is a window from the Cytobacillus luteolus genome containing:
- the rimI gene encoding ribosomal protein S18-alanine N-acetyltransferase; protein product: METTINFRPMTIYDIDQILVIEHLAFATPWSREAFYNELMNNQFAKYIVMLDKGRVIGYCGMWIVVDEAHITNVAVLPQYRGKKLGEALMQKAMDLSKQYGALSMTLEVRVSNVVAQSLYKKLGFQPGGIRKNYYTDNNEDAIVMWVNL
- the tsaD gene encoding tRNA (adenosine(37)-N6)-threonylcarbamoyltransferase complex transferase subunit TsaD, with the protein product MTTDNQIILGIETSCDETAVAVIKNGKEIVANVVASQIESHKRFGGVVPEIASRHHVEQMTIVLEEAMNQANIDFSDIDAIAVTEGPGLVGALLVGVNAAKAIAFAHNIPLIGVHHIAGHIYANRLIQELQFPLLSLVVSGGHTELVYMKEHGSFKVIGETRDDAAGEAYDKVARTLNLPYPGGPHIDRLAGEGNPTIDLPRAWLEEGSYDFSFSGLKSSVINTLHNAEQRGETIDSKDLAASFQASVIDVLVTKTVKAAKEYDVKQVLLAGGVAANKGLRQSLEKAFVELNGIELIIPPLSLCTDNAAMIAAAGSILYDKGIRSDYALNANPGLDLEIHG
- a CDS encoding ABC-F family ATP-binding cassette domain-containing protein, translating into MILLQVNQLKKYFGADLILSNIKLEVQSRDRIALVGRNGAGKSTLLKIISGQMSHDGGEIIKPKNLSINYLAQDTGLESSLSIWNEMLTVFAPLKKLEADLRELEQKMGDPDIIQNEASYQRLLAEYDQLQINFKEQGGYQYESDIRSILHGFNFSDFDYNTSISSLSGGQKTRLALCKLLLTKPDLLILDEPTNHLDIATLTWLEQYLQGYQGAILIVSHDRYFLDKVVNQVYEISRTTSTKFTGNYSHYLKQKAENYELELKRYEKQQDEVAKLKDFIQKNLARASTTKRAQSRRKQLERMDMMSSPLGDEKSASFLFDIERQSGNDVLKGANLSIAYPGSKPTIKNISFSISRSDSIALVGPNGIGKSTLLKAIIKKLTPVDGHFQFGSNVSIGYYDQEQANLTSNKRVLNELWDEYPLKNEKDIRTVLGNFLFSGDDVLKTVSTLSGGEKARLALAKLMMQKANFLILDEPTNHLDLDSKEVLENALVDYPGTILFVSHDRYFINRIATKIFELSTISLTEYLGDYDYYVEKKAEMVELEALEKKQVPQQKKVEEKTDKLSYEQEKEAKKLERQRKRRIEEIEVEISELESKIEENDQLLCDPEVYQDHERVQALNEETAKANSKLELLMAEWETLHEISG
- the moaC gene encoding cyclic pyranopterin monophosphate synthase MoaC codes for the protein MSSFTHFNDQGRAKMVDITDKTSTIRTAIAKSSVQVNKEIYEKITQNAIKKGDVLAVAQVAGIMAAKKTSDIIPMCHPLALKGVDISFNWKNEEEEYHLLIRVEVKTKGSTGVEMEALTAASATALTVYDMCKAVDKGMIIGPTFLIEKTGGKNGDFKRDESLLDGLNVGDES
- a CDS encoding redox-sensing transcriptional repressor Rex, giving the protein MNIDQSKIPQATAKRLPLYYRFLKNLHASGKLRVSSAELSEAVKVDSATIRRDFSYFGALGKKGYGYNVNYLLSFFRKTLDQDELTAVTLIGVGNLGTAFLHYNFSKNNNTKIELAFDVDQSKIGTEVGGVSVYHLDELEERLPENVTVAILTVPVGSAQPITDRLIQKGIKGILNFTPARINVPEHIRVHHIDLAVELQSLVYFLKHYPSE
- a CDS encoding twin-arginine translocase TatA/TatE family subunit, which translates into the protein MPNIGIGSLLLIVFVALLIFGPRKLPELGKAAGNTLREFKNATKGLADDEDEDKKKNEELK
- the tatC gene encoding twin-arginine translocase subunit TatC, with protein sequence MTEKEMSVYDHIGELRKRLIYIVVFFFLAMVGGFFLAEPIIVYLQHADEAKELTMNSFRPADPIKIYMQFAFIIAFVITSPIILYQLWAFISPGLYEKERKVTLSYIPISVFLFLVGISFSYFILFPFVFDFMGRLADRLDINQVIGINEYFQFLFQLTLPFGLLFQMPVVIMFLTRLGIVTPMFLVKVRKYAYFVLLVIGAFITPPELLSHMMVTLPLFGLYEISILVSKGAYRKAKKAEMLYQNEQK
- a CDS encoding YdiK family protein, whose amino-acid sequence is MRRTSPFFMGIMYTLMGLLFTYLAVESVEDTIWNFGTILLIAVATFDFGVAIRMFSLNNKIKQLKNK
- a CDS encoding CPBP family intramembrane glutamic endopeptidase, producing MEKRYWYVILTYIVMQLSGIIGIPILLYFGFGGEDYDTAFTLASTYWLIISFFAALLMILYILRQDIKDRHLADQRSSGASAVGWAVGGVFLAMFAQGIAASIEINLLGIEPGSENTQQIIQLIKTTPLLIIVTSIIGPILEEIIFRKIIFGSFYRKFNFWISAFLSSVIFALVHMEPEHLLLYSAMGFTFAFLYVKTGRLLVPIFAHVAMNTLVVVVQTIFAEDIERIMKEAEKMQSFISFLL
- the groES gene encoding co-chaperone GroES, which translates into the protein MLKPLGDRVVIELVQSEEKTASGIVLPDSAKEKPQEGKVIAVGTGRVLENGERVALEVSVDDRIIFSKYAGTEVKYEGAEYLILRESDILAILG
- the groL gene encoding chaperonin GroEL (60 kDa chaperone family; promotes refolding of misfolded polypeptides especially under stressful conditions; forms two stacked rings of heptamers to form a barrel-shaped 14mer; ends can be capped by GroES; misfolded proteins enter the barrel where they are refolded when GroES binds); translated protein: MAKEIKFSEDARRSMLRGVDALANAVKVTLGPKGRNVVLEKKYGSPLITNDGVTIAKEIELEDAFENMGAKLVAEVASKTNEIAGDGTTTATVLAQAMIREGLKNVTAGANPMGIRKGIEKATAVAVQELQAISKPIEGKESIAQVAAISSADEEVGQLIAEAMERVGNDGVITIEESKGFSTELEVVEGMQFDRGYASPYMVTDSDKMEAVLDNPYILITDKKIASIQEILPVLEQVVQQGKPLLLVAEDVEGEALATLVVNKLRGTFNAVAVKAPGFGDRRKAMLEDIATLTGAEVITEDLGLDLKSANITQLGRASKIVVTKENTTIVEGAGDSAKIAARVNQIRVQLEETTSEFDKEKLQERLAKLAGGVAVIKVGAATETELKERKLRIEDALNSTRAAVEEGIVSGGGTALVNVYNKVSAITAEGDEQTGINIVLRALEEPVRQIAHNAGLEGSVVVERLKHEEIGVGFNAATGKWVNMIEAGIVDPTKVTRSALQNAASVSAMFLTTEAVVADLPEEKGSAMMPDMGGMGGMGGMM
- a CDS encoding fumarylacetoacetate hydrolase family protein; translation: MKTLQQELTIVRYQTNDKVYYGVVEGEEILQLSSNFTEILNNELNYDGVKVKYSEVKILEPVSPSKIVNFGWTYAGHAKETGGTANLAEPFLFLKPASSLIPDQGEIVLPPTNLTNQVELEGEVALIIGKRGKNIKEEEALDYVFGCTIFNDVTARDLTKSDPQFTRGKGFDTFGPLGPHIVTGIDPTNLRIVTTLNGEVVQDGNTNEMSLSIPFLISWISQVMTLEPGDVLATGSPSGSCPMKSGDSVVVEVEKIGKLRNYVV